In the genome of Candidatus Omnitrophota bacterium, the window TGCATGAGCGGGCCGCCCTGGATTCCCGGAAAGATATTCTTGTCCACCATATCTGCAAATTCTTTCCTGCACATCACAAGACCGCCCCGGGGCCCCCTCAGGGTTTTATGAGTGGTCGTTGTGACAAAGTCGGCATGGGGAAACGGGGACGGATGTATCCCGGCCGCTATCAGCCCTGCTATATGCGCTACATCAGCCATAAGGTACGCGCCCACATGGTCGCAGATCTCCCTGAATTTCGAGAAATCTATTATCCTTGAATATGCGGAAGCTCCGGCGACGATCAACTTGGGTTTGTTCTTCTCCGCAAGACGCCGCATTATGTCAAAATCAATCAGCCCGGTTTTACAGTCAAGCTCTACAGGCACCGTGTAAAAATACCTGCCCGAAAACGAGCTCGGGTGACCGTGGGACAGGTGTCCGCCGTGGGACAGGTGCATTCCCATGATCGTATCTCCGGGGTTTAAAACGGAAAAGTAAACGGCCATGTTTGCCTGCGTGCCCGAATGAGGCTGGACATTTACATGTTCCGCATTAAAAAGTTTTTTGCAGCGGGCCTGTGCGAGCCGTTCTATTTCATCATAGTGCTGGCACCCGCCGTAATACCTTTTCCCCGGGTACCCTTCAGCATATTTATTAGTCAGGACAGAGCCCTGCGCTTCCAAAACCGCCTGTGAAACATAATTTTCAGAAGCAATCAGTTCAAGGCCTTCTTCCTGCCGGAGGTGCTCCTTTTTAATTATTCCATAAACTTCACCGTCGCTTTCTTTAAGATATTCCAACATTATCTCCTCCCGTTAAACTGTATAAACCGCAAGTCACCAGTTACCCGTTGCCAAGTCACCATGTTGTTTTTTCATTTACCTTTTACCATCTCCCGTCTATCTTCTTTTTATCTTGCATCCAGTATCCTGTATCTCTTCTAACTTTTACCTTCTTTAAGTTTTGGTATTATTCTTTCAATAAGGCCGTCTAACCTTTTAAAAGTATTGCGGTAAAATTCAACCGGTAATCCCGGGGGATCGGCAATACGGGGAGTCAGTCTATATCGGCCAATAATACAATATTAGGGCCGTTGTTGCAAATATCCGATTTGAATTTGAGTTAGGCCGTCTCAACGGCCTGCCATAGCTTTAGCGAAAGAAGGGGGCTAATCGAAAAGCAGCTTTTTAAGAGCCGTCCTGTTTTCGCCAACCACTAACATCATCTCCTCCCATTTCGCCTGAAAATCAACGTATGCCTTAAAGGCGTCATATCCGGGGTCAGCCGCGTATTTGGCTATATAGATATTCTGCAAAGCTTCTCTGGCATTCTCAGTTTCGCCGGCGATAAGGTATTCCTGGCTCATTGCCAGACAGGCCTTTGCCATTTTATCCATAAGGTTGTCTCTGAAAAAACATCCGGGGAAAGGATCATAATTTGAAACTTCCAGTTTATGTGTTTTATCGCTGTCTCTGCTGTTGGCAATCTTGTTCTTAATATGTACGAACCTCTTAATGTCTTCGCGCATGGGCATCCACGCGGGGTGAGGGCGTTTTAGCGGAACGTGTTTTACCATCAGCGTATTATCCAGGATAAAGCTGTGGCCGAATATATTAGCGTTCATCACCCAGTCGGAATCTTCTCCTCTCTGCAGAGGCGGATCCAGCGGTATTTTCATATAAAAATCTTTGTGAACGGCTATATTCCCCATTATGGAAAAATGAACTTCTTTTAAGCGTTCCCCTTCAATAACTTTTTCCTGGAACAGTTTGTTCATTTGAATTATGGTGTCATAAAACGCCGTGACCGCGCTTATCTTTACAGGCAGCAGTATTTTATCTTCCGCTGTTATATAAGGACCGCAGAGAGCCAATATTTCCTTATCCTGAAATTTGGTTTTTATTGTATTCTTTATCATTGAAACATAGTCGGGTTTGGTAAATATGATATCATCGTCAATT includes:
- a CDS encoding serine hydroxymethyltransferase yields the protein MLEYLKESDGEVYGIIKKEHLRQEEGLELIASENYVSQAVLEAQGSVLTNKYAEGYPGKRYYGGCQHYDEIERLAQARCKKLFNAEHVNVQPHSGTQANMAVYFSVLNPGDTIMGMHLSHGGHLSHGHPSSFSGRYFYTVPVELDCKTGLIDFDIMRRLAEKNKPKLIVAGASAYSRIIDFSKFREICDHVGAYLMADVAHIAGLIAAGIHPSPFPHADFVTTTTHKTLRGPRGGLVMCRKEFADMVDKNIFPGIQGGPLMHVIAAKAVAFGEALKPEFMEYQKQIVKNSRTLAEELVKLGFKLVTGGTDNHLMLVDLRNKNMKGSTAQDLLDEAGIATNKNSIPGDPEKPFITSGIRLGTPAVTTRGMKEEQMKQIAVFISRAINSAGNKEELKAVKKEVKKMTNAFPIYGLSE